The Methanolobus sp. WCC4 genome includes the window TATCTCCCACCGAGGATCTTGGATCTGTCGATCTTGATTCCTGTTGGAGTTACAAGGACCTGATCGTCCTTTATACCGGCGATATCGCCATGCACATCAAGTACAACTTCCTTGAGGTCCTTCAAAGCACGGTCAAGCAATAGCTTGTCAACTTTGATATTGGAGATATCGATCATAACGATGTTACCATCATAGACCTCTTTCTTAAGAGATGTGAGTTCATTCAGGTTTGTGAGTTCTGCAACCCTGATGTAGGTCTCTGCAGGCTCATCATCCAGAACCTCCTCATACTTGGTGAGGTCAAGTTCGGTATATTCATCCTCAGGAGTTGAGCTTTTGCTGCTGCCGCCAAATAATTTGTTCACGATATTTGCCATAATTCGCCCTCATGTATTCAAAAGTATTGTTATATTAATAGTATTCCTACTTAAAATGTTACCGGACTGCCGGACCATCATATGAACTGCCATCACCATCAGATGTTCTTTAGTGCTTTTCAATGCTCTTCAGTGATATTTTCCGCTATTTACCGATAATTATATTTATTTCTATTTAAACTCATACTATTTTAATGATATCTTTTAGATGTCAAGGTTCCAGAGCTTGTCCCCTACATAATGGATAGACTTCACACCCTTGCCTTTATTGCCCTTCATCTCCGGACCTGGCATCAGAGCCCTGCCGATAGCAAGTGGTTTGCTGTGTGCTTCCTCGATAACTATAACAAGATCATTCTCCTTGATATCCGGATCCGCATTGACGATACCCGGACACATGATATCCGCACCATTCACAACAAAGCGAACTGCACCGGAATCCACAGTGACGACATTCTTCATCAGACCCAGTTTCAGCACGCCCTTTATAGTGGGGAAGTAGAACCCTTCTATCTGGAAGAGCAGCGGTTCTCCATCAACAAGGACAAGGGACTGGTCATCTATGTTTGCCGTTTCAAACTTGCTTTGTTCGAGCTTTTCGACCCCTTCACTAAAAATGGAACCTATATCGCTCAGGAGCTGATTCTTTGCTGATTT containing:
- the sepF gene encoding cell division protein SepF — translated: MANIVNKLFGGSSKSSTPEDEYTELDLTKYEEVLDDEPAETYIRVAELTNLNELTSLKKEVYDGNIVMIDISNIKVDKLLLDRALKDLKEVVLDVHGDIAGIKDDQVLVTPTGIKIDRSKILGGRY
- a CDS encoding RNA-binding protein — protein: MKVRSRVQLRKSAKNQLLSDIGSIFSEGVEKLEQSKFETANIDDQSLVLVDGEPLLFQIEGFYFPTIKGVLKLGLMKNVVTVDSGAVRFVVNGADIMCPGIVNADPDIKENDLVIVIEEAHSKPLAIGRALMPGPEMKGNKGKGVKSIHYVGDKLWNLDI